Sequence from the Qipengyuania pelagi genome:
TCAGCAATCCCCTGCCGTCCTCGTTTTCGGCAAAATTCAATCCGCGCGACGACCTTCGCGAAGGGGCGGACGATCCCTACAAGCCCGTCGAACCCTGGGAGGAACCGCCTGCGGGTAATCGTGAATGCGGGTTCCACGGGCCACAGTCGGGCGGGCATCCGCGCGATGTCAGGATCATTCCCAAATCTCGCGACTTTCATTGACGATGGCCGACAACCCTCAACGCATCTCCACTCGTATCGGGCGTTTCGTCGGGGATCGTCGTGTCATCGCACTGCTCGTGCTGGCGGCGCTCCTCGTTGCCGGGCGCACCTGGCTGGCGGAGCATCCCGAGCACGATCCCTGGGCGCCGCTCGATCTGCGCGATCCGCCGGGCTGGGCGACAATGACGAAACTGCATGCCCTGCGTGACGATGTGCCGCAATGTCGTGCGGTGCTCGAGCGCTCGGAAGTGGCGTTCACGGCGCTCGATCCGCAGGGGGAGGGGGCGTGCGCGCGGCCCGACCGGACCCGGCTCGATACCTATCCGCTATCACCTTCGAGCCCGCCCACGACCTGCCCGGTCGGGATCGCGCTGGAACTCTGGCGGACCGATAGCCTGGAACCTGCCGCGCAGGAGATATTCGGCGGCGATATCGCACGAATAGAGCATCTTGGCGCTTATTCCTGCCGCCGTCTCTACGGTCGCGATAGTGGGGCGTGGAGCGAACATGCGACCGGCAATGCGATCGACATCGCCGGTTTCGTCCTGGAAGACGGGACGCGCATCAGCGTGCTTGGCGATTGGGAGGGCGAAGACGACAAGGCCCGCTTCCTGAGCCGCGCGCGTGACGGGGCCTGCGACGCTTTCGCGACGACCTTGAGCCCGGACTACAACGCGGCCCATGCCGACCATTTCCATCTCGACATGAGCCCGCGCTGGTCGGGCGTGTGTCGCTAGTCACCCTCGCGCAGTTCTTCGAACACCGCCCGCGCGGCGCGGGCTTCGGCGCACATCTCGCCGCTGGTCTCGCAATGCCGCTCGAGCAATTCGACATTGCGGCGCTGTCGGGCGAGGAAATGGGGGTCGGACCGCACCGCCGGTGAATAGACTTCGCGCCGGTCTGCGGTGGTGGAAGCGCCAGCGTAGTTATCCGATTGCGACGATACGCTTTCGCCCGGCTCCCCGAGCGATGTTACCATCATGCCCGCGCCAAACGCGATGACGAGCGC
This genomic interval carries:
- a CDS encoding extensin family protein, with protein sequence MADNPQRISTRIGRFVGDRRVIALLVLAALLVAGRTWLAEHPEHDPWAPLDLRDPPGWATMTKLHALRDDVPQCRAVLERSEVAFTALDPQGEGACARPDRTRLDTYPLSPSSPPTTCPVGIALELWRTDSLEPAAQEIFGGDIARIEHLGAYSCRRLYGRDSGAWSEHATGNAIDIAGFVLEDGTRISVLGDWEGEDDKARFLSRARDGACDAFATTLSPDYNAAHADHFHLDMSPRWSGVCR